A DNA window from Setaria viridis chromosome 2, Setaria_viridis_v4.0, whole genome shotgun sequence contains the following coding sequences:
- the LOC117845922 gene encoding uncharacterized protein, translated as MESSKRAPPCSDDASGGGGGGGARLFPCLFCSKTFLKSQALGGHQNAHKKERVASGGDWNPYATSYAAALELDALVAAAAGSAIPTTYALVAGAQHCGGAGGGARAGEAYRDSGAAAIAARRLELVDRWTGGPLPALNGGTEHDGGDMDGLMDDVLNWRRGTQQAVPVVVKETAALASSGGGEEPDLELRLWPAS; from the coding sequence ATGGAGTCCTCCAAACGTGCTCCACCCTGTTCCGACGACgcaagcggtggcggcggcggcggcggcgcgcggctgtTCCCGTGCCTGTTCTGCAGCAAGACGTTCCTCAAGTCGCAGGCGCTGGGCGGGCACCAGAACGCGCACAAGAAGGAGCGCGTCGCCAGCGGCGGCGACTGGAACCCCTACGCCACCTCCTACGCCGCGGCGCTCGAGCTCGACGCGctcgtggcggccgccgccggcagcgcgaTCCCCACCACGTACGCGCTGGTGGCGGGCGCCCAGCactgcggcggcgctggtggcggcgCCAGGGCTGGGGAGGCGTACAGggactccggcgccgccgccatcgcggcGCGGCGCTTGGAGCTGGTGGACCGGTGGACGGGGGGCCCCTTGCCGGCCCTGAACGGCGGTACCgagcacgacggcggcgacatGGACGGGTTGATGGATGACGTGCTCAACTGGAGAAGGGGCACGCAGCAAGCCGTCCCCGTGGTGGTGAAGGAGACGGCGGCGTtggcgagctccggcggcggcgaggagcccgATCTGGAGCTGAGGCTCTGGCCAGCTTCGTGA